In one window of bacterium DNA:
- a CDS encoding DNA polymerase III subunit alpha, translated as MDFVHLNVHSAYSLLAGTLKPEAIPALARRRGFGALALTDTDGLFAAVAFQQACAREGLHGVLGVELTRPRQRREAALPAPLLPELPAPAVADGEEAESPRELGGFARERPAGPGDARHRATLLARSEAGYRLLGELISTRHRDPAFELEAALAAALDSGELYLLCAGEGLLRALAPREHARAVRGARLFVELRPGRGTAAQLGLQARLALAEALGLPAVVTGGVFFAEPADHELHRLLSAMRMNCTEPALPTDAAAPATAWLMDEPALRGALGLAPGGGLQGAAGREAAPGGGLQGAAGREAAPGGGSRALADPRLERALAASAAIAADCQVRIPLGRPRPPRFNLPPGPDGRPSHPDAFLYRLAHEGLRERLGLAPGDSDTRARRTLAALRRELHVIRRREVSAYFLIAWDLVRYGSSRGLASLGRGSAAGSLVSFALGITHVNPLENGLYFERFLNLERAGLPDFDIDFGSAARYEILDYAFRRYGRESTAMIGTYQTFRPRGAFRRLVAALGLDETLWDARIKLLPHWGSCATLRQQLKEHPKSRHLDLATDDWPRLLDLAARLDELPQHLGTHPCGIVIAPGPIAHFVPVQPGAQGLAITQWDMHGVEAAGLIKMDILGQRGLAVIDATSARVRENFGRAPRLAGDPPPGAGPTAVRRGARTQRGEAADAVNPFTDPDTRALLARGASEGCFYIESPIMMQILRQARCEEFETLTALSSIIRPGVSNYGGKRDYLMRHRGEEPVRLLHPLLEPLLRDTHGCLIYQEQVMRVLQVMGGMTLGEADAFRKIMSGKGGGDAKAFEERFLVGALTRLQLAGETEEEAGRIARELGRQVASFAGYAFCKAHSASFARESFESAYWKAHYPAEFMASVIEERGGYYSTAEYVEESRRLGLALLPPHVNAGTLRSLGTSNGAPTRDPAGDAGLPPRAPRDPAVPRGRLRIGLSFMQGVREAALAWLAEEGARRPFVALRELVDRARAAGGNTAPRRYELARLARVGALDGLAIGGAPERADDRGSAGRGAPAPGGGSERAALLEALAALWPEATAAKANTEAFAPIDWPAAGADAEAILRARARLELGGLGFTPSLHPLLLSPVFAGNGSGRLTAAALTARGAALASRERVDLGRVALHGVKVAGKTTRTEKDQRLMAFVTFSDETGIFETVFYPEDYARLARRLRGLGPFRVEGRALVELGELLVEVKEIRMLEASSQRAAPVHLPA; from the coding sequence ATGGACTTCGTGCACCTGAACGTCCACAGCGCCTACTCGCTGCTGGCCGGCACGCTGAAGCCCGAGGCGATCCCCGCCCTGGCGCGGCGCCGCGGCTTTGGCGCGCTGGCGCTCACCGACACGGACGGCCTCTTCGCCGCCGTGGCCTTCCAGCAGGCCTGCGCGCGCGAGGGCCTGCACGGCGTGCTCGGCGTCGAGCTCACGCGGCCGCGCCAGCGGCGCGAGGCCGCGCTGCCCGCGCCGCTGCTGCCCGAGTTGCCCGCGCCGGCCGTGGCCGACGGCGAGGAGGCGGAGTCCCCGCGCGAGCTGGGCGGCTTCGCGCGCGAGCGCCCCGCCGGGCCGGGCGACGCGCGGCATCGCGCCACGCTGCTCGCCCGCAGCGAGGCCGGCTATCGCCTGCTCGGCGAGCTGATCAGCACGCGGCATCGCGATCCCGCCTTCGAGCTGGAGGCCGCGCTCGCCGCCGCGCTGGACTCGGGCGAGCTCTATCTGCTCTGTGCGGGCGAAGGGCTCCTGCGCGCGCTCGCGCCCCGCGAGCACGCGCGCGCGGTGCGCGGGGCGCGCCTCTTCGTGGAACTGCGGCCGGGGCGGGGCACGGCCGCACAGCTCGGGCTCCAGGCGCGCCTCGCCCTCGCCGAGGCGCTCGGCCTGCCGGCCGTGGTGACGGGCGGCGTCTTCTTCGCCGAGCCCGCCGACCACGAACTCCACCGCCTGCTCTCGGCGATGCGCATGAACTGCACGGAGCCCGCGCTGCCCACGGACGCCGCCGCGCCGGCCACGGCCTGGCTGATGGACGAGCCCGCCCTGCGCGGCGCGCTCGGCCTCGCCCCCGGGGGCGGGTTGCAGGGCGCGGCCGGGCGCGAGGCCGCCCCCGGGGGCGGGTTGCAGGGCGCGGCTGGGCGCGAGGCAGCCCCCGGGGGCGGGTCCCGCGCCCTCGCGGATCCGCGCCTGGAGCGCGCCCTCGCCGCCAGCGCGGCCATCGCCGCGGATTGCCAAGTGCGCATCCCCCTCGGCCGGCCGCGGCCGCCGCGCTTCAACTTGCCACCGGGGCCGGACGGCCGGCCCAGCCACCCCGACGCCTTCCTCTATCGCCTCGCGCACGAGGGCCTGCGCGAGCGGCTCGGCCTCGCCCCCGGCGACAGCGACACCCGCGCCCGCCGCACCCTGGCCGCGCTGCGCCGCGAGCTGCACGTGATCCGCCGCCGCGAAGTGTCGGCCTACTTCCTCATCGCCTGGGACCTGGTGCGCTACGGCAGCAGTCGCGGGCTCGCGAGCCTGGGTCGCGGCAGCGCGGCGGGCAGCCTGGTGTCCTTTGCGCTGGGCATCACGCACGTGAATCCGCTGGAGAACGGGCTCTACTTCGAGCGCTTCCTCAACCTGGAGCGCGCGGGGCTGCCCGACTTCGACATCGACTTCGGCTCGGCGGCCCGCTACGAGATCCTCGACTACGCCTTCCGCCGCTACGGCCGCGAGTCCACGGCGATGATCGGCACCTACCAGACCTTCCGCCCCCGCGGCGCCTTCCGCCGGCTGGTGGCGGCCCTCGGCCTGGACGAGACGCTCTGGGACGCCCGCATCAAGCTGCTGCCGCACTGGGGCAGTTGCGCCACCCTGCGCCAGCAGCTCAAAGAGCACCCGAAGAGCCGCCACCTCGATCTCGCCACGGACGACTGGCCGCGCCTGCTCGATCTCGCCGCGCGCCTGGACGAGCTGCCCCAGCACCTGGGCACGCACCCCTGCGGCATCGTCATCGCGCCGGGGCCGATCGCGCACTTCGTGCCCGTGCAGCCGGGCGCGCAGGGCTTGGCGATCACGCAGTGGGACATGCACGGCGTCGAGGCGGCGGGCCTGATCAAGATGGACATCCTCGGCCAGCGCGGGCTGGCCGTGATCGACGCCACCAGCGCCCGCGTGCGCGAGAACTTCGGGCGCGCGCCGCGTCTGGCCGGCGACCCGCCCCCGGGGGCGGGTCCCACTGCCGTGCGGCGGGGGGCGCGCACGCAGCGCGGCGAGGCGGCGGACGCGGTGAACCCCTTCACCGATCCCGACACGCGCGCCCTGCTCGCGCGGGGCGCCAGCGAGGGCTGTTTCTATATAGAGAGCCCGATCATGATGCAGATCCTCCGTCAAGCCCGCTGCGAGGAGTTCGAGACGCTGACCGCGCTGTCCTCGATCATCCGTCCCGGCGTGAGCAACTACGGCGGCAAGCGCGACTACCTGATGCGCCACCGCGGCGAGGAGCCGGTCCGTTTGCTTCACCCGCTTCTCGAGCCGCTGCTGCGCGACACGCACGGCTGCCTCATCTACCAGGAGCAGGTGATGCGCGTGCTGCAAGTCATGGGCGGCATGACGCTGGGCGAGGCCGACGCCTTTCGCAAGATCATGTCGGGCAAGGGCGGCGGCGACGCGAAGGCCTTCGAGGAGCGCTTCTTGGTTGGGGCGCTGACGCGCTTGCAGCTGGCAGGCGAAACGGAGGAGGAGGCCGGGCGCATCGCGCGCGAGCTGGGCCGGCAGGTGGCCAGCTTCGCCGGCTACGCCTTCTGCAAGGCGCACAGCGCGAGCTTCGCGCGCGAGAGCTTCGAGAGCGCCTACTGGAAGGCGCACTACCCCGCCGAGTTCATGGCCTCGGTGATCGAGGAGCGCGGCGGCTACTACAGCACGGCCGAGTACGTGGAGGAGTCGCGTCGCCTCGGCCTCGCGCTGCTGCCGCCGCACGTGAACGCGGGCACGCTGCGCAGTCTCGGCACCTCGAACGGCGCGCCGACCCGCGATCCTGCGGGCGACGCGGGACTCCCCCCGCGCGCGCCGCGCGACCCGGCCGTGCCGCGGGGGCGCCTGCGCATCGGGCTCTCATTTATGCAGGGCGTGCGCGAAGCGGCGCTCGCGTGGCTCGCCGAGGAAGGCGCGCGGCGGCCCTTCGTCGCCCTGCGCGAGCTGGTGGACCGCGCGCGGGCTGCGGGCGGCAACACGGCGCCGCGGCGCTACGAGCTGGCGCGGCTGGCGCGCGTGGGCGCGCTCGATGGCTTGGCGATTGGCGGCGCGCCCGAGCGCGCGGACGATCGCGGCAGCGCCGGCCGCGGCGCACCCGCCCCCGGGGGCGGGTCGGAGCGGGCTGCGTTGCTCGAGGCGCTCGCCGCGCTCTGGCCCGAGGCCACGGCGGCCAAGGCCAACACCGAGGCCTTTGCGCCGATCGATTGGCCCGCGGCCGGCGCCGACGCCGAGGCCATCCTGCGCGCGCGGGCCCGGCTCGAGCTGGGCGGGCTGGGCTTCACGCCGTCGCTGCACCCGCTCTTGCTGTCGCCGGTCTTCGCGGGCAACGGCAGCGGGCGCCTCACGGCCGCGGCGCTCACCGCCCGCGGGGCAGCGCTCGCTTCGCGCGAGCGCGTGGACCTGGGCCGCGTCGCGCTGCACGGCGTCAAGGTGGCCGGCAAGACGACGCGCACCGAGAAGGACCAGCGCCTGATGGCCTTCGTCACCTTCTCCGACGAGACGGGCATCTTCGAGACGGTCTTCTACCCCGAGGACTACGCGCGCCTCGCGCGGCGGCTGCGCGGGCTGGGGCCCTTTCGCGTGGAGGGGCGGGCGCTGGTCGAACTCGGCGAGCTGCTCGTGGAGGTGAAGGAGATCCGGATGCTTGAGGCGAGCAGTCAGAGAGCGGCGCCCGTTCACCTTCCGGCCTAG
- a CDS encoding ATP-binding protein has translation MAAASYLTRTLTLVLQRAAQEFPSVVLTGPRQSGKTTLVRRVFGESHRYASLDDPELREQARRDPRLFLERFAPPLILDEIQYAPSLLSYLKMEIDAQRAAMGRYILTGSQAFSLMQGVTESLAGRAAILRLLSLSLREAEGQPDAGAAWHDCLLSAAPSGAPGSAARIAQHILRGGFPELSVRGNLDAKLWHASYVSTYLERDVRSLRAVGDLGDFQRLLALLAARTGSLVNFEDLARDLGVTGKTVKAWVSVLEASGQVYVLRPFFENLGKRLVKRPKLYFQDTGTLSFLLGLNDADQVLSGMSAGPLFEAAVCGQLLRLFHHRGDSPGLSFWRTAAGHEVDFVLESGRRLIPIEAKVTATPTAAHARGIEEFQALFGERAEKGLLVCLCRERFPLTRTVDAVPFGSF, from the coding sequence ATGGCTGCGGCGAGCTACCTCACGCGCACTCTGACGCTGGTGCTCCAGCGGGCCGCCCAGGAGTTCCCGAGCGTCGTCCTGACCGGCCCGCGCCAGTCCGGGAAGACGACCTTGGTCCGGCGCGTCTTCGGTGAGAGCCATCGCTACGCGAGCCTCGACGATCCTGAGCTCCGCGAGCAGGCTCGCCGCGATCCCCGGCTCTTCCTCGAGCGCTTTGCCCCGCCGCTGATCCTGGACGAGATCCAGTACGCCCCGAGCCTGCTCTCCTACCTCAAGATGGAGATCGACGCGCAGCGCGCGGCGATGGGTCGCTACATCCTCACCGGGTCGCAGGCTTTTTCGCTGATGCAGGGTGTCACGGAATCCCTTGCCGGGCGCGCGGCGATTCTCCGGCTCCTCTCGCTCTCGTTGCGCGAGGCGGAGGGGCAGCCCGACGCAGGTGCCGCCTGGCACGATTGCCTGCTCTCGGCCGCTCCGTCCGGCGCGCCGGGCTCCGCCGCGCGCATCGCACAGCACATCCTGCGTGGCGGCTTCCCGGAGCTCAGCGTGCGGGGGAACCTGGACGCCAAGCTCTGGCACGCCTCCTACGTCAGCACCTACTTGGAGCGAGACGTTCGCTCGCTGCGCGCGGTGGGGGACCTCGGCGACTTCCAGCGGCTGCTCGCCCTGTTGGCGGCGCGCACTGGCTCACTGGTCAACTTCGAGGACCTCGCCCGCGACCTGGGCGTGACGGGCAAGACCGTCAAGGCCTGGGTCTCCGTGCTGGAGGCGAGCGGGCAGGTCTATGTTCTGCGGCCCTTCTTCGAGAACCTGGGGAAACGGCTGGTCAAGCGGCCAAAGCTCTACTTCCAGGACACCGGAACCTTGAGCTTCCTGCTCGGGCTGAACGACGCGGACCAGGTCCTGAGTGGCATGTCGGCCGGCCCGCTCTTCGAGGCCGCGGTTTGCGGGCAACTGCTGCGGCTTTTCCATCACCGCGGCGATTCGCCAGGCCTGAGCTTCTGGCGCACGGCGGCCGGCCACGAAGTGGACTTCGTGCTCGAATCCGGTCGCCGCCTGATCCCGATCGAGGCGAAGGTCACCGCCACACCCACGGCGGCACATGCCCGCGGCATCGAGGAATTCCAGGCACTCTTCGGCGAGCGGGCCGAGAAGGGTCTCCTGGTTTGCTTGTGCCGCGAGCGTTTCCCGCTGACGCGGACGGTGGATGCGGTGCCCTTCGGGAGCTTCTAG
- a CDS encoding DUF2207 domain-containing protein produces MTRRAARGVLALLALLVVASAARADLGGYTIAEFETQLTVEPDAELLVEERLAVDFSEPRHGIYRLIPYAYTDPRGFQYRMRLRLESVVDEHGNPYGTKVSREGDHYRIRIGDADRTITGRVIYRIRYRVQDALGHFPQYDELYWNATGHEWQADIGRATATVRLPAALPADSLRALGFTGRFGATAQEVTIAFPEPGRVHFEATRALGPLEGLTVVVAFPRGHLRFPGAAVRVARFVGANLILLAPFVWLALLVRLYRARGKDPAVAGSVTVRYEPPEGLSAAELGALVDERVDLGDITATIVDLAVKGRLAIEEREESSLLGLIKREETRFARRGRADAGDLLPHEAQVWNGIFKHGEQVDASDLRQEFYKEIPPIREAVVQRLVRGGYFEAAPTAVYARYGGFGVLAGLATFGLGALLSWITGGLFPQALALPIVAAVLSMVLFFAFAPAMPRRTKKGVAGREWALGFQEFATRVEADRIERELADPAARRAAFERLLPYAMALGVAAAWARRFQGIYDEGPAPGWYRGPGLHGGFSTVSLEKSLSAAMASAGRAMAATPRSSGSSGSGGGGFSGGGGGGGGGGSW; encoded by the coding sequence ATGACGCGGCGCGCGGCGCGGGGGGTCCTTGCGCTGCTCGCGCTCCTCGTCGTCGCGAGCGCGGCGCGGGCCGATCTCGGCGGCTACACGATCGCCGAGTTCGAGACGCAGCTCACGGTCGAGCCGGATGCCGAGCTGCTCGTCGAGGAGCGCCTGGCCGTGGACTTCAGCGAGCCGCGGCACGGCATCTACCGGCTGATCCCCTACGCGTACACCGACCCGCGCGGCTTCCAGTACCGCATGCGCCTGCGCCTGGAGAGCGTTGTGGACGAGCACGGGAATCCCTACGGGACGAAGGTCTCGCGCGAGGGCGATCACTACCGCATCCGCATCGGCGACGCCGACCGCACGATAACAGGGCGCGTGATCTACCGCATCCGCTACCGCGTGCAGGACGCCCTCGGCCACTTCCCGCAGTACGACGAGCTGTACTGGAACGCCACGGGGCACGAGTGGCAGGCGGACATCGGGCGCGCGACGGCGACCGTGCGCCTGCCGGCGGCGCTGCCGGCCGACTCGCTGCGCGCCCTCGGCTTCACGGGGCGCTTCGGCGCGACGGCGCAAGAAGTGACGATCGCGTTCCCCGAGCCGGGCCGCGTGCACTTCGAGGCGACGCGAGCGCTGGGTCCGCTCGAGGGGCTCACCGTGGTGGTCGCCTTCCCGCGCGGGCATCTGCGCTTTCCCGGCGCCGCGGTGAGGGTGGCGCGCTTCGTGGGCGCGAACCTGATCCTGCTCGCGCCTTTCGTGTGGCTCGCGCTGCTCGTCCGGCTGTACCGCGCGCGCGGCAAGGACCCAGCCGTGGCCGGCAGCGTGACCGTGCGCTACGAGCCGCCGGAAGGTCTGAGCGCTGCGGAACTAGGGGCTCTAGTTGACGAGCGCGTGGACCTGGGCGATATCACGGCGACGATCGTCGACCTCGCCGTGAAGGGCCGCCTCGCGATCGAGGAGCGCGAGGAGTCTTCGCTGCTCGGCCTCATCAAGCGCGAGGAAACGCGCTTTGCGCGCCGCGGGCGGGCGGACGCCGGCGACCTGCTGCCGCACGAGGCCCAGGTCTGGAACGGCATCTTCAAGCACGGCGAGCAGGTGGACGCGAGCGACCTGCGCCAGGAGTTCTACAAGGAGATCCCCCCGATCCGCGAGGCGGTGGTGCAGCGCCTCGTGCGCGGCGGCTACTTCGAGGCGGCGCCGACGGCGGTCTACGCGCGCTACGGCGGCTTCGGCGTGCTCGCCGGGCTTGCGACCTTCGGGCTCGGCGCGCTGCTGTCCTGGATCACGGGCGGCCTCTTCCCGCAGGCCTTGGCCCTGCCGATCGTGGCGGCGGTACTCTCGATGGTGCTCTTCTTCGCCTTCGCGCCTGCGATGCCGCGCCGCACGAAGAAGGGCGTGGCCGGCCGCGAGTGGGCGCTGGGCTTCCAGGAGTTCGCGACGCGCGTGGAGGCCGACCGCATCGAGCGCGAGCTCGCCGATCCCGCCGCGCGGCGCGCGGCCTTCGAGCGGCTCCTGCCCTACGCGATGGCCCTCGGCGTGGCGGCCGCCTGGGCGCGGCGCTTCCAAGGCATCTACGACGAGGGTCCAGCGCCCGGCTGGTACCGGGGTCCCGGCCTGCACGGGGGCTTCTCCACGGTGTCCCTCGAGAAGAGCCTGAGCGCCGCGATGGCCAGCGCCGGCCGCGCGATGGCCGCGACGCCGCGCTCGAGCGGCTCCAGCGGCAGCGGCGGCGGGGGCTTCTCGGGCGGCGGCGGTGGTGGCGGCGGCGGGGGGAGCTGGTAG
- a CDS encoding LemA family protein produces MPFATLLLLALVALVVFGGIGIYNRLVGLRVRAEGAWSDIDVQLKRRHDLVDNLVETVKGYAAHERVTLEAVTKARQQAAAVGGRGGDPAGSAAAESFLTQQLRQLFALAEAYPDLKANQNFQDLQRALQELEEAIQNARRYYNAVVRDFNTRLKMFPDLIFANLFGFSERKFFELTEPGEAEAPKVSFTP; encoded by the coding sequence ATGCCTTTCGCCACCCTGCTCCTGCTCGCCCTCGTCGCCCTCGTCGTCTTCGGCGGCATCGGCATCTACAACCGGCTCGTCGGCCTGCGCGTGCGCGCCGAGGGGGCCTGGTCGGACATCGACGTGCAGCTCAAGCGGCGGCACGATCTGGTGGACAACCTCGTCGAGACGGTGAAGGGCTACGCGGCTCACGAGCGCGTTACCCTCGAGGCGGTGACGAAGGCGCGCCAGCAGGCGGCGGCGGTCGGCGGGCGCGGCGGCGATCCGGCGGGCAGCGCGGCCGCCGAGAGCTTCCTCACGCAGCAGCTCCGGCAGCTCTTCGCGCTGGCCGAGGCCTATCCCGACCTCAAGGCCAACCAGAATTTCCAGGACCTGCAGCGGGCGCTCCAGGAGCTGGAAGAGGCGATCCAGAACGCGCGGCGCTACTACAACGCCGTCGTGCGCGATTTCAACACGCGCCTGAAGATGTTCCCCGACCTCATCTTCGCCAACCTGTTCGGCTTCAGCGAGCGCAAGTTCTTCGAGCTGACCGAGCCGGGCGAGGCCGAGGCGCCCAAGGTGAGCTTCACGCCATGA